The genome window attgacaatatttttgcttcaaaacaGTTAATAAATCTATCTCAAATAATATTGAACCCTCTAAAATTGACAGGACTTGTGTTCTATTCAAAAAGTCAGTAGCACACTCAAATATCGATGCCCTCAATATCAACAAGGTTTTTCAGCATGGCTCGCGCGAAGGTCATTCGGTCGAGAATGTCCCGCTGGCAGCCATCTTGGATGAGGTGAACCATGCTATAGGTGGTGGCACGACGTTCCTCGTCTATGTATGTCACAAAGTAGTCGTTCCGCATGTAACTCAGGATGATCTTTGTGTGGTCATCGAAAAAATTCACCTAAAATTTCAAAGAGTTGGGTATTTGGTTGTCACTGACTATGCATAAATTTCTATGATTTATAAAACTGAATTACATTCAAACAGTGCCATAAATAGTAAAGAAGTCATGATTATTTACAACGACCCCTTGCGATGTATGCAATATCACTTACCTAAAATTATTTTTGAGAAGATgaagataaacaaaatattttaagcattACATGTAAATAATCCCTGGATGGGTGAGTATTGATATATTTATCCAGTTTACCAGCTAAACAGGTTTAACATAAAGAACGCAAATTGCCTAATGGTATATTTGTTCAGATTATATCTCAGAGTTAACAGTCCTATTTTATATCTGTTATTTGAAGgttttatgttcatgttttgCTTTACTTTTTTAGAGCACATCAGCACTATACCTGTAAAGTTCCATCATTGAGGTACAGCACTATGGCTTTGGCAGTCCTGAACCACTTCTTTAAGCAAAGGGAGCCAACACTGATGTCATCTGAGTCCTTTGAACACTCCAAGTTACCTCCCTTGAAAtaagtaagaaatattttaaattcagtGACACAAACTTTCAACAAACCATTAACTCAATTTATTGTCATGAACATCATGTCCGTGTGAACAATGTAGATGACATGTTAATAACTTGTACTACTTAATTACTATGAGTTTATATTctctaaattaaataaaatattaaaaactacaTATGaaccaaaataaaaaagaacTGGAATTTTAAAACAAAGAGAACTTTGTTGTAAAAATATGAAATAGTTAGAgacttttaaaaaatacattaaccaGAAAAACATTCAAGTATCTTCTCTGCAATATAGGTGTTCGACATTCTGAACTTCATGTTAATAGAATTGTACACTTGAATGTAACTAATATCAAACGCTTGACacatgtactggtaccattccAGCAAACTGACGAAAAACTTGTGTAACACCAACCTGTATAAGATGTTCGTCCATGTATTTGGCAAAGTACATGAGCAGAGTTGTCTTCTTATCAAGGTCCTCTGGAGGTTGGTCTGCAGTAAATGCATTCAGGCGACCCGTCATGTCGTAATACTGCACAGACCTGCACGATAAGAAGATATAATAAtctgcattttttaaaataattattaccaTAAAACAcaatcttgtaaaatattgtttaatacctAAAACCAAAATAATGTGTAGAAAACTTAATAAGTAACCCtgaacaaaatgtaaaaaaatactgaaaacaaTGTCAAGTCCATATAAAAAAATAAGGATATTTAAAATTTGTGGTACGAGTCCAGACTGACAGAAGAAATGTTTTCTATTAAATCTTACATAACTGTGGTAAAAAGCTGGTGCATAATCTTTGGTAATCaagttttatgtaaacaaaataatagaCATCCAAGgggttaaatatataatatataacatatctACATAATTGAGGCTATTTACTGATGTGTAcctatttttattcattttgatatcttaatatatatatatatatatataattcttcAAGATTTGcttagtttaaatataaaataataaacccTAAATGCGTGCAAATTACACAATACTAATGTAGTGACACAAATGCCACATACTTTCCATCTGGTGACAAAATGATCTTGGAAGTGTCATTGAAAAGAACGCCAATGGAATCGTTGGAGAGCTGGAAACCAAAGCCGTATTTGTTGGAATAGTCGACCCACTTGCTCACCCAGAGTATTGTCATGTCAGCAACAGGCTCTGGGTTCTTGACAACATCTGGAACAACCAAAATACACAAATAAGTATTCGTTTTGAGTTTAAACTCATTTATTTGAGCTTTTTTTGCATCAAAAGCCTTGGGCTTATAGACactctgggaagaaccagtacttgttttTCAGGTACTATTAGAGTCATTGTTTGAGACACTTTCAGACAGCAATAACCTTTCAGCAATTAGTTAATAACAAAAAAGTCCAATCTTGCTGATGTTTGCCCCTTGCCATGTAGTCTTAAGAAAAACTGATCAGACCTGAattgtttttatcaatattacGTGCCTGACGCTATCAGGCCATATGTAACTTCCCAATTTCTGGCTGCATATGTGAGATAAACCGGACATATTTCCCAGATAGAAGTTCGTATAAGATAGGGTAGGAAGCAAATTGAATAATTCATGCACAGGCCAGTAATTACTGCAtcaaaaatgggtcatatgccaTATACAGCCAACACAGCTCCAGACCAGCTTACACTTCAGCGGAAGAATTTTAAGCAAGCTCTAAGCGATGGATGGTCTATCATGATGTTTCATACCACAGACCATTGCTGTTTTGCTGTAAGCAACTAAAATCTTAAATATCAAAGATTCCAGACATTCTTTACATACAAACACTGATAAATtagtaacaatatttttttaaccatgtCTACGATACAAATGTAactggtacataaattatgtacgTGTTATCAAGAATATCTGCTTTTCTTGTTGAATACATAAGTATTAATACAGCCTTTTACGATATCGTCTTACcacaaaaaatgcatttactttttattttggaCCAATCacattataatcaaataaaacaacatagtACAAGCATGATGTAAATCTCTAATTTTAAGAGAAGTACTTCAAGACATGTTTGGAGATTATCTGGTCCTGATAAAATACCAGGCTTGAAGGAGCCAACAAATTTAAGAACATATCTTTGGGAACACATTTTATCTGATAAACCACCACCCCTGGAACTCCTTCAACCACATTGCTGATGAAATTCCTCATGAAATGTTGAATAGACAGGATCACTTgaaattgaaacaaagaagaagaaaataatgtttttttaatctttttttataattattattgagtATACAGTGCTTTAAACATTAGTACAGCTAGATATATTTTATGGTTAATGCTGTAAATGCCTTCATGCTGAGACATATTTGAGTCTATTGGCTGGGTAGAACCAGCACCAGATATATTTAGAGAAAAGAAATTAGAATGAAACTCATATAGGGATCCTTCCGATGATCGCTCAATGTATGTAAACCTTTAAAATAATTTCTCTTAATTTTATTGACTTCAAGTATGAAATACAATTATGTTCTAAAAGTTGTTTCTTTATGGAAAAAATCAACTATGACAGTAATCTTTGTGCACCTTGAACCTGCAGTTGATGGGATAACAATGATTGTATTGCAAGTGGGTCACCAAAACAATGCTGTTCTGATACAATTCAAATGTTCAAAGATAAGATAAAAGTCATAACTACATGACTACATGTGGCCCTATCAACATGCAGGTGTTCGCAAGGTCACACTAATGAAATGAATTCAGCATAATTTTgaacttgaaatattttttatctttactTGGTATTGATGGTGCATGATATGACTTAATTGCAGCAAAAAAGCCCTAATATCATGAGTAGGTGATATATGCATGATGGTCATACATGGTTACTGGTCTATTATTACTAAATTAACTGTTTGTTACCTTTAGGCATGTGTTCAAGGCAAGTTCCCAAGACATCTAGAAGATTGGCTGCTGAACGGGGTTTCGGAGACAGTTCtagaaacaatataaaaattaaaatcagCTTGACACAGAAATAGAAATTAATTAACAAATGATCTCAATAGTATttcgaaataaatataaataaaaacataaaaaataagtgcATTATTTAAACCCATTTTAGAGGGATGGAATGCATAGTGTCTTGCACATTTACACTTCAATGTGATGACATATTTTGGGTTCAGTATTAGACATTTGTGCAAAGTTGAAGTAGTTTATTCCATGAACTTTAAACATACCATGCAGAATGATATTATAAACCCCAAAACTGCCCCTAATATCACCCCTCATTACATGAGCATAACATGAAAACGACATCAAAAGTCATACCTCTCATAGCAGGTGGGGAGTCAGATCGGTCGGAGCGTGTCGCCTCTGAGCCGGAATTTCGTCCACTCAAGCGGGACACGGGAATGAAGAAGTCGGGTGTGTGACGGCCTTTAGAAGACACGGGACGGCTGCTGAGTTCAAGGTCACGGATTGGAGAGGTTATCCTCTCCACACCTTGGTCTGCCTTGTGCTCTATACCAGCGTAGGACTTGGGCCTGAAACAATTTAGTGAAGGTTTATTAAGATTTTTTGTcactgataaatgtaaaatacATTAGGATGCTTGTAAGTGATACTGAATACGTGATAatgattaatttgaaataaagatTACTGTAATATGAGTGGGAAttaaaaaaaacccataaaattTCAAGCACTTATAGAACTTAACAGACACAAAAACTTTCTCAATTCAGAGTCTTGGGTCTGAGCAAGAAACAGTTTGTAAACACACataaaaaaatgtgcatttttctGATGTGTACACATTAGTTATGATGATCTAGCGTCTAATGTGGTACAAAATTAGCACCATAAaaatgaacaagggacaaaattgtcacaaaaccaggttttcattgtgaaaaaaaatctgataaagggagacaactcaaactgaacttttgaaatgaacaaagaaaattaaccccctttgtaagtttgttttaaaataaatctatttttagtcgtggcgaccttgacattggagatatgcacatgaattttttttttttgacctttgaccatgaaggatgaccttgacctttcaccactaaaaatgtgcagcttcataagatacacatgcatggcaaatatcaagttgctatcttcaatattgcaaaagttatgagcaacattaaagttttcggacggacacacggactgacggacggacggacaaaatttgtgtgcgtatggaaaggcgttgtccatatacacatgcataccaaatatgaaggttatatctcaagggacatttatggccatttttgacctttgaactcaaagtgtgaccttgaccttggagatatcgacgtaattatttcgcgcgacacaccgtccaatgatggtgaacaaatgtgccaaatgattttaaaatctgacaatgaacgacatagttatggctcggacaagctcatttatggccatttttgacctatgaactctaagtgtgaccttgaccttggagatatcgacgtaattatttcgcgcgacacaccgtccaatgatggtgaacaaatgtgccacataattttaaaatctgacaatgaacgacatagttatggcccggacaagcttgttccgccagcccgccagccagcccgccagccagcccgccagccagccagccagccagcccgcccgcattcgccaatctaataaccagttttttccttcggaaaacccgGTTAATAATGAAGTCTGTGAAATCAGACCAACACTATAAGTATGATACTGTATGCCTCTGTGCTATCTTCCAATCTGCAGTACTTTGAAATAATGATATCTTTTCAAGTGTCATGTTATCATGTCTCAGATACCCCTTTGCAATTATTTTGTTCCTCTTTCTTTGTTCTAAACTATGCATTATTGTCCTACAGATAAAACGCATGTTTGCATAATCAATAGGCGTCAGAAAAATGAATGAATATTTAAACTTGCATCTCTCGAAACATTCGTGCTAAACTCCCATAGTCTGGAATACCACTATAGAATCTAACAGATAAACGCATTTTCTACATTCTTCTCTATTGTGCTCAATCTTTTTGTCTGTAGAATTTATAACAACTttcaatgaaataattacatgatAAAATGAACACAAACACTTCAAATATGCCTATGAAATAtttatcatgaatataacaatatTGGATCAATATTATTGAGCCACAAAAATGACTTGCAAACTGTATGGATAAGCATTATTTTGAAACCAACCGATCGTTTTCAATCAACTTGTCTATATGGGGTTTGCAATAATAATAACGCAATTTTATATTTGCTCCATTGATGTCAACTATATACCTTAGTTAGAAATCAATAAAACTGAATTGCTTTAAAAACATCATAACACATAAATTGGCTGTAAAACAACATCTAAGCAAACAAATGGCTTTTAATTTGTACAGCTTAAATGACTTTGAATACCTTAATTGTCTAGACAGCCTTGTAGATCAATATCCTTCCATAAAAACCAAAAATATGTCAAATCAATACAACTAGATGTGCATTGCAATAGAATGTTTTCTATACCGGTATCTAAAACCAAGAATCAGATGGGAAtataaaatttgacatgtatacatattaaatctgtATTTAGTGCCAGTTGTGCATGACTATGTATATCTATGTATAAAGGCATTCACTTACTGTTTACTAAATTCAAATTGTTAATGAAATcctgaatatattttttttcttccaCTAAATTGAATTTTAAACTTCTTTGTGTAAATATACTGTCATGCCTAAAAATCTAATGGAATGTTACAAACTTCAACCATCAAGTGACATGGTTGGATAATTTTGGTCATTAGCATCAACTGTGAAAGTACACCCACCTAGGAAAGCGTTGTTGGCCGGACGGATGATATCGGGGTGCTTCTGTACAACAAGACGTCGATAATCTCGTTGGATGTGGACCGCTAGAGAAGAACTCGTCTATGAGAATATTGTCGAGACTTGGTCTCAGCTCGGGTTCGTGAGTTAAACACTTTGTGATTAAGTTCCGGGCTTGAGGTGACACCCAGTCCGGTATGGAGAACCGGTTTTCAGTAATCCGGATGTAAGTCTCTTTGAGGGTGGCTGTTTCAAATGGTGGGTGACCTACTAGCAAGGCATACCTGGAAATAGGCAAAATTGCAACTGATGTCAACTATATAgagaaataaatacaaacaattcacataatattttatcacattctataccctgtttcccatgtaatacaaccattacaaattattttatattacacatgtgtaatacaacatttttaagcgttttcattggctaagttttcgtttattgaccaatcgcattttgttattttgctgaaatgacgttgtaacttaaaatgacgtcacaaaatgtaaacaacattcgggattaatcattatgtttgcgtaaatatttctttaatttgctcatttaaaagcatgtgataaaaaagatctgacactcgttgtcatgtcataccatattttattaaactcgtccaggaaattcgttagtaagctcgccaaaagctcgctaactaacaaaattcctgaaatcgtataataaaatatggtatgatatgacaactcgtgccagatacTATATATATCAATCAGAATTGATCAATATTATATGTGGttttgtttctttctattttttaattgtgataaaaaaacatgtttattgtgATAACCTTTCAACAATGTCTATGCCATGGGCGCATACTtgacacaaaacaacaacataggcCAGAAAGTTCAAAGACATACATGACACAACCGAGGGCCCATATATCTGCTTCATAGCTGTGGCCTTTCTTCTGTAGCACCTCAGGGGCGATGTAGTTGGGTGTACCACACACTGTCCTGCAATAGACAAACAGATTGTTTTGTAATAGTTATAAACAGATCAGGAGTGGAGTTTGCAAAAAAATGCCAGCTTTTATCCTTTAACACtgaaatatacacatttacacgtttgtagtcccttagaaaaccAAATTAAATTTCTGCTAATTCAAGTTATAAAACTTTCATTTTCAAGACTTAGATACTCATGAGTTGCAAAaagcatcaaacctgaacaaatagcgagttactcacaggctgttttggatttatgctggttgcatatagccattttcactttgctttttagtGGGAAAGGGTCAAATTATTTTCAACCTACATTTTCTTTTCTCCCCGATATTCAACGCGTGTTGCGAGACCAAAGTCTGCAATTTTGACGTCCATATCGTCGTTGAGAAGCATGTTTCCCAGCTTGAGATCCCGATGGATGATGTTATTGTTGTGGATATACTTGGTGCCCTCAACCAGTTGACCCATGAAGTGGCGAACTTCAGGCTCTGTGAGCGTTTTTCGATGTTTCAGCATATAAACAAGTGACTGAAAATGGACAAGacatatgtttaaaattaaatattttaacaaagaaTGTAAagaatgtgttgttgtttttactgaAACTGCTGCATCTGTGTTTTTCTGAATCATATACTATACACATTCTCAAAAAAACCCATATAAACAATATTGAGAATATTGAAATcccatgtatatttttttttaatatgtgggaGTATACATAAATaacagattttgtttattaaaagaaTATCACAGGGACACATAATCATGTTTTCAAATgagaaaaacaacacacaaaggACCCATGGAGGATAAAACCAGGGCTTCATCTTGATAGGATAACAAAGAACTAGCTCTACAGATCAGCTGTTGGACATGCCTTACATGCACATCACAGCATTTCTTGCATGCTTTATATTGCCAAGTCTATACATTCAAAATGTtgtgacaaaataaacaagaacagTTACTGAAATCAGGTGAGGAAAACTGGTGTCTTTCTTATGCTATCCTGAGTCTATTTTATGAGGATGTCCTGTCAACAAATTTATCCCAGTAGATTTATGATGAGTCACCCATTCATTTCATAagctttataaataaactgacaAAACTTCAAAGCGCTTGAAGGAAATAGTTTCGTGGGGGTTATCATGTGTCAAATTTTCTGGGTGTAAATTGCTGCTCATAAAACAGATGTTATCAGTGCCAACCCAGTGATGCATGTTTGGAAAACGGTCATCTAATTACAAACAAATATCCCATGGAGGACATGCTCAACAGAACACCAACAATTCATTCAGAAGTTCACGCCTATATTTCACCACATCAAACAGCAGACCATTTATATTAAATCTAGCTATTTACCATTTTTATGGTCACTGTTATCATGATGGTGACAATGCTGTGCTTACTCCGGTATACCCTGGTTAGAAGTTTGCTAAATAAAGTGAAATTACGACTGTGTACGACTTTCAACTGTGTGGttacccacacacacacactcatacAAAAGTAATTATGTAGGTCTACTTGTTTCGCAGATGAATAATTCAGCATTTTTTGTTAAGACATAACATTTTGTCCAAGTTGACAACAAAAGAAATCAATTTAAACCGAAATTGACATTTAATGCTGCTTAATTTATGTCAGTTCTAAATTACTGAGTGTTTCATGCACATCTGTATAGAAAGCAAGTCTTGTAACTCACACCATCCCTTAATGACAGTATCAAATACACATTGTATGCATTTAATTGCACACTTTAATATGCACACAAAtacaaaacagtgaaaaatataagCAAAATTTTCAGACAAAGCAActtttgaaagaaaaacaaataatttttataaaagctgaggttaaaacattaaaacacggGATTAAGACCAAGGCATTGCTTATTGTTGTGAGGATAGTTCCCACGCTTGTCATATCTTGACATAATAACAGCTGACGATATGAAAATCTGGCAATACTTTGTTCAGCTTAAGATACAAATTTCACACTTTATGATTTTCAAGCGTTCCCTTCATTGATAGACAGCATTATATGGTGGAGTGACAAGCTGGCGTATCAGAGATACTTTTTGGAAAGAGATACAAGAGTTCTGAATGGATCACACATTTTTGGGAGTTCCTCTGGCACATTTATGTAGTTATTACATCTTTATTACGTTTCCAACTGTGTTCTCCCATTGAAAACCCTAGTACATTGCATCACATGGCAAAACATTATTAAGAGATGAATAAGTGTAAATAtgtcaaaatgacaattttttttcgaTGTGTGGGTTTAAAGTGTTGTCTTTAAGCAAGTTAATAAAGAATCGTGTGCTCTGTCCTAAGACAGTCAGCACAGACTTATATTGGACTTCACTCTCcatttaaactggattttctctaagaaaaaacttccttttaataaaaaacaataacacattattttatatgcctgcattaagccccattttcccagagctcgGCTCATTTTCTACAGATGACAGAGTTTAAACTTAACACAAGAAATTCTGCATATAAGGACATTTAGATTaagaacataaaacaaacatGGTGAATAGAAGGTTTTACAATTGACATTATAAGCAATCAGTATTCTTTATATTTAACCATATATGTTCAGTAATGTTTCAGCTATTAGGTCATAGTTCGATCAAATCCACATTTTATGCAGTGGGGGTTGATTAATGTTTGCTTATTCGTGGTGACAAGATAGGATATCTGTATATCATGCTccatatttgtgtaaatattgcAGCGACATATCAACACTTCATCAGCAGTGTTTATCATTTTTATCTAGTAGCCAGTTACCTTATTACAATACCTAGcatacaattaataaaacaattagacTGAATACTATTCAATTAATACTGCTAATATTAACATGGAATACAATATGTAGAATGTTATAAAGACTTCCATGAAAAGAAGAGAATATGAATTTAGCATGATATCTGTTTATATCACccaaaatattgcaaaacagtTGTACCCATTTGATTATCGTTAATACATGCAAAAGTGCTTTAAGTAACGTTTGTTTAGAATTAAACTGCTTAATATCATTAAAATTGATCGTTTACTTTACAACATAATGCAAATTTGTCCTTCAAGTTTTACAAGTACAAAAACATAATCCATTATTAAATTTACTACAATAATAACCACCAAAATTTGACAATTTTCCTctattttattagaaaataattCAACAATTACATCAGCATTAGCAGAGCAGATAAAAAGACAAGAATTtccttttgtaacaaaacaattattttctgtTGAGTGACTTGGTGAAAAGAAATTACAGCAGCTAAAATTGACACCTTTGAGAGGTCTAACATTGGTAAGCCCCAGTAGTAAAACATTGTGTAGGTTTTATAGAATAGTGAAGAAAGACTTTCTTTGAATACtgataattgtgaaatatgtgtgatcttttagttaaaaaatgaacaaaaagtgTCCTTGAAgaataaaatgaataattatgACTTATGAGgactttttcatttatttttttactgatatGTTAGTTATGTGATAAGAGATCAGTGTGGGGGAAAATGTAAATCCTTATTAACATTCCCTCATGATTAATTTAGACACTATCTGTAACCACCATCTATCAACTGAACTGCTCAGACTCAGAAGCAGAAATAGAAATCCTCAATGAAACATCAAAGATATCAGTACACATCAAATATATAGAATATCTGCATGAAGACGTTGAACCCTAGAACATCATCATGTATATTATATGAGCCGAGTCATGctaaaactgggtttaatgtcCTATGTGACCAGCATAGCCCTAGACCCGCCTGCGCAATCCTAGTCAGAAGCTATGCTGTACACcaaaagtcatgcaaggttttgcaGTCTCAGGGTAGTCCCAGACCAGATTGGACGCTTGGCAGAAGACAtatttagccctttgcatgctgggaaatttgtcatatgctaaaatgtcgtctgctgaatttctaaaatttgcattttcttcgatttttttcaaagaacactatcagaatagcaaacagtttggatcccgatgagacgccacgttctgtggcgtctcatctggatccaaactgtttgcaaaggccttcaaaatccggttcccgcactgaaagggttaagcatggTGTGGCTCTTGTTATTGGCTAAAATATACCATCCCTCATTGTATAGgccaattggtcacttgccttaaataatgTAAAGCCTAGTATTGACCAATGGTTTTGAATTGTCattattccttttttatttaagGTATATGGCAGAGAATGGGCTATATGTTATACTTTTGAAAAGCAATTGTGTTCAACAAATCTGGCTGTAATGTTGATTGGTTTCATGTCATATTTCAGGTTTACACATATCCCCTAGCTATAATAGTTCAAATAGTTAGGTTTCTAGTTTTCCAACTGAATTCAGTATTAATAATACTGATTTGTCAAATTGTACATTGCAATCGCATTCTTGAAATGGTCTCATACACATGCAAATACTGTAAATGAATACAACTACTGAAAAAGCATACttgacaagatgtgtttgtgaaacacaatgtccccctatatgacatttgaccttgaaggatgaccttgaccttgacccttcaccactcaaaatgtgcagctccatgagatacacatgcatgtcaaatataaaattgctagcttcaatattacagaagttacattacatgagcaattttgacccataaatttgacctagaaggatgaccttgaccttgacctttcaccactcaaaatgtgcagctccatgagatacacatgcatgccaaatatcaaattgctatcttcaatattgcaaaagtattcgtAAAATAagagatttgggccacatatatttgacctctgaccttgaaggatgaccttgacctttcaccactcaaaatgtgcagctccatgagatacacatgcatgccaaatatcaagttgctatattcaatatagcaaaagttattgcaaaatgttaaagttggcgcaaaccaaccaaccaacagaccaaccaacagacagggcaaaaacaatatgtcccccactactatagtgggggacataaaaagtgtaTAACACAAACTCTTAAGAAAAGAAACCTTCCAAAATGTATAAGGTGCAATAGCTGTGTTACTGTATTTTCAATTCTTTAAAGtcagggtaaaaaaaaaaattcaacaaatttataaTGGACTTGTCTGCAGAACAAATACAGAAATGATTTCATTCATGTGCGCTGAAACCATTTTTCGTTGATCAAAAGTCAATTTACAATTCAGCTCTGAAAGCAAGGTTAAAAGATTATCATTTCTGAATGAGACCACGTTTGAGAGGGAGCAATCTTACAGAATGTGAAGTGATAAAGCATGTTCACAAAGACCTTTTTGTAGAAACATCTTAAATCTTTTAAGGACATTTTTTTCATAAGACCCACATTAGAGCTTCCGTTGTACATGACAGTGTTTTATTGCAAGTGATATCAGTAACAGTGTGACCTGTCACCCTAATTCCTTGACGTCTGTCTGGCTGTTGAAT of Dreissena polymorpha isolate Duluth1 chromosome 15, UMN_Dpol_1.0, whole genome shotgun sequence contains these proteins:
- the LOC127860826 gene encoding serine/threonine-protein kinase PLK1-like → MSVDVLPAKVSQSSGFQYPAHVSAMREARVPSVTPMKRRDSKGVNISNFDPNCIIYNSNTDTTYLRGKLLGKGGFAKCYEMLDLSSNKIYAGKIIHKHRISKPHQRQKIMREVELQRYLKHRNVVEFHSFFEDDENVYIVLENCSRKSLVYMLKHRKTLTEPEVRHFMGQLVEGTKYIHNNNIIHRDLKLGNMLLNDDMDVKIADFGLATRVEYRGEKKMTVCGTPNYIAPEVLQKKGHSYEADIWALGCVMYALLVGHPPFETATLKETYIRITENRFSIPDWVSPQARNLITKCLTHEPELRPSLDNILIDEFFSSGPHPTRLSTSCCTEAPRYHPSGQQRFPRPKSYAGIEHKADQGVERITSPIRDLELSSRPVSSKGRHTPDFFIPVSRLSGRNSGSEATRSDRSDSPPAMRELSPKPRSAANLLDVLGTCLEHMPKDVVKNPEPVADMTILWVSKWVDYSNKYGFGFQLSNDSIGVLFNDTSKIILSPDGKSVQYYDMTGRLNAFTADQPPEDLDKKTTLLMYFAKYMDEHLIQGGNLECSKDSDDISVGSLCLKKWFRTAKAIVLYLNDGTLQVNFFDDHTKIILSYMRNDYFVTYIDEERRATTYSMVHLIQDGCQRDILDRMTFARAMLKNLVDIEGIDI